One genomic region from Dermacentor variabilis isolate Ectoservices chromosome 6, ASM5094787v1, whole genome shotgun sequence encodes:
- the LOC142586115 gene encoding uncharacterized protein LOC142586115: MAYPPQSNSMVEHLHRQLKQTATGNRSHGTCAPSFPSFDLPATDANNTGHDWTKWIERFENSLLTCDITADARKRAILLHYVGEEVYETFRSLPDSPAQAAVATSTTQATQGPSTQEYDAAHEKLSAYFAPRMNSTFAIYKFRQAQQNIGEPLDTFCARLRPLSRHCNFENVDADVQNQIILATTSSRLRKYAMLHSLTLPDLRKQGRMVEDVERDVSEIEKNVDSNAAVLAVHKEGQHHGQHQRNGRQMPRQTYAPHRPRVSSADCRNCGGK, encoded by the coding sequence CAAACGGCAACCGGCAATCGCAGCCATGGCACATGCGCTCCCTCCTTCCCAAGTTTCGACCTTCCCGCCACAGACGCCAACAATACTGGTCACGACTGGACCAAGTGGATAGAAAGGTTCGAGAACTCTCTTTTAACGTGTGATATCACGGCAGATGCACGCAAGAGAGCGATCCTCCTGCACTACGTCGGCGAGGAAGTCTACGAAACATTTCGCTCCCTCCCCGACAGCCCTGCACAAGCTGCAGTAGCTACAAGCACGACCCAGGCCACGCAGGGCCCATCGACGCAAGAATACGATGCCGCACATGAGAAACTAAGTGCATACTTCGCCCCGAGAATGAACTCGACATTTGCGATCTACAAATTTCGCCAAGCCCAGCAAAACATTGGTGAGCCACTGGACACCTTCTGTGCGCGCCTCCGGCCGCTCTCTCGCCACTGTAACTTCGAGAACGTCGACGCTGATGTCCAGAACCAAATCATTCTCGCCACAACATCTTCTCGCCTTCGCAAATATGCAATGCTTCATTCCCTCACTTTACCAGACTTACGTAAACAGGGAAGAATGGTCGAGGATGTCGAAAGGGATGTATCCGAAATCGAAAAGAACGTCGATAGCAATGCGGCGGTGCTCGCAGTGCACAAGGAAGGACAACACCATGGCCAACACCAAAGAAACGGCCGACAGATGCCACGACAGACCTATGCACCCCACCGACCGCGCGTCTCATCAGCAGATTGTCGCAACTGCGGCGGCAAGTGA